Genomic segment of Nodularia sp. LEGE 06071:
CTGAATCAGTTACTGGATTACGTGTATACAACTGCTCCCATGCTGGAAGTCAAAAATATGCATCAGCCAGGAGAAAAAGTTAAACTCAACTTACAGGCAGAAAGAGCAAAATTAGTCAGTGAATTAGGATTGTAAAGTGGCTGGACAAAGACCTCGACAAGGTTGGATATATTTGATAAATCCCTATAGGGTGTCTCTTCGTTGCCAATTGGGTCATGTCCATATTTATAATTTAGATGAGCCAAGTGAAGTAGAATGTCAAACTTGCAGTGAGAATATTAATTCCAGCAGGGTTTTTAGAGGGAAACATCCTTATATCATCTGGACAAGTGATCAATTTCAAGATGAATCAGGATATATAGCAACGTTTTCTGTTATTCCTCTGACTTCACAAGTAACATTTAACGGTTTACCAACCACATATCCAATTAACTCTACAAGTAGAAATAGTTTGGATAAAAAATCCTACGCTTTAGTTCATCAAATTTGTACTGTTGATGCTAATTGCTTTAAAGACACATCAGCCAATTGGTTAGACAGAATTGGACAATTGGATCAAGCTGATAAAAAAGCAGTAGAAGAACGATTAAAGTATTTTTTAAATATTCAAGACAATCCGAGTGAAGACTGGTTCGCGCAAAATGCATCTCCAGAACTTTTAAAAAAAGTCTTTGATTATTTACCTGAAGATACAAAAAATTTAGCAATAGAAGAATTAATCAACAATTTAGGCTCATAATACATAGCTATTTATCACTGATAAATTTATCGCACCACTTGTTTAATTACTCTATTCTTGTGGTGATTGAGCAGAGTTGAAGTGTTGCTTCCCTCTCAGGTCTAAATACACGCTAGTTTCCCGAATACCGAAAATTTATATTTCGGACATGAATTTGTCAACAGTGATAAATAATCAGTTAATGTATAAAAAACGAGCGCGGAGGGATTTGAACCCCCGACCCACAGAACCGGAATCTGTTGCTCTATCCACTGAGCTACGCGCCCTAACATTACCCAATTATAGCACGACTTTAGAAATAATCAGCAGGGTTAACGGGTGTACCATTGCGACGCACTTCAAAATGCAGGTGAGGCCCAGTAGATAAACCGGTGGAACCCACAGCCGCGATCGCTTGTCCTCGTTCTACAGATTGTCCTTCCCCAACATACAAGTCGCTGGCGTGTGCATACAATGTAGCCATATCTTGACCGTGATCGATAATTACAGTTCTGCCATAACCGCCGTACCAACCCGCAAAAATCACGTTTCCGGAATCGGCGGCTCTAATTTTACTACCATGACTAGCGGCAAAATCTAACCCGGAATGAAAGCGACGATATCCCAAAATCGGATGTATCCGCCAACCAAAGGCGCTGCTAGTACCGGCGTTGCTAGGAAAAGCTAATATCCCAGTTCCCCGAATCAGAATGTTTCTCTGACTGTTGGCTTTGGCTTGAGCTTCTGCCACTTTGTTTTGAATCAAGACTTCTAAATTTTGAGAATCTCGATCAAGCTGGTTTTGTGCGGCTTCTAAAGCCAGGCGATCGCCATTTAAACGGAGAATTAATTCTGATTGGGATTCCGCCTGAATTTGATAATCGGTTTTTTGTACCAATAACTGCTGACGAATCAAAGCAATTTCGTTTTTTTGCTGTTCTACTGCCGTTTTTTGCTGATTAATCAGGTTTGCTTGGAGGTTCAGTTTCGCTAAAATCTTTTGGTCAGCTTGATAGACTAACTTTAGTTGACGACGACGGCTGATAAAGTCGCTGATATTTTGGCTTTGTAGCAACACAGCCC
This window contains:
- a CDS encoding type II toxin-antitoxin system PemK/MazF family toxin, whose translation is MAGQRPRQGWIYLINPYRVSLRCQLGHVHIYNLDEPSEVECQTCSENINSSRVFRGKHPYIIWTSDQFQDESGYIATFSVIPLTSQVTFNGLPTTYPINSTSRNSLDKKSYALVHQICTVDANCFKDTSANWLDRIGQLDQADKKAVEERLKYFLNIQDNPSEDWFAQNASPELLKKVFDYLPEDTKNLAIEELINNLGS
- a CDS encoding murein hydrolase activator EnvC family protein, with product MRSLFFPNTRLFQLCLALCCIVCITFAWLPGSATTATSIDTLKQQQQQINQEREKTIQQRDRLTNLQEAAEKRLTGLKQNLETTNTYIQDSELRLRQATENLQELEADLVVTESDYAKSRTATVARLRYLQRSPASQGWAVLLQSQNISDFISRRRQLKLVYQADQKILAKLNLQANLINQQKTAVEQQKNEIALIRQQLLVQKTDYQIQAESQSELILRLNGDRLALEAAQNQLDRDSQNLEVLIQNKVAEAQAKANSQRNILIRGTGILAFPSNAGTSSAFGWRIHPILGYRRFHSGLDFAASHGSKIRAADSGNVIFAGWYGGYGRTVIIDHGQDMATLYAHASDLYVGEGQSVERGQAIAAVGSTGLSTGPHLHFEVRRNGTPVNPADYF